AATGAAACCCGAAAAAGTTATGGAAATACTGAACAGTTTTATAGGTGAAATTGAACAAGTCCCTCCTATGTATTCTGCTTTGAAATACGGCGGAAAGAAATTATATGAATTAGCAAGGAAGGGTATTGAAGTAGAAAGATTTCCAAGAAAAATAAAAATTTATAACATTGAATTCATTTCGCAGTATGATAATATGCTTGAAATACGAGTTGAATGTTCAAAAGGCACTTACATACGTTCTCTGGGAGAAGATATCGGGAAAAAATTGGGATGCGGAGCAACAATGACTTTTTTGTGCAGGGAAAAAGTCGGTCCGTTTACGGTTAAAGATGCATTCAATTTGGATACTCTGAAAAATTTAGATAAGAAAACCGTCATGGAAAAG
The Elusimicrobiota bacterium DNA segment above includes these coding regions:
- the truB gene encoding tRNA pseudouridine(55) synthase TruB, giving the protein MVDLEGLISINKPPEITSFGVVKNLKKILGIKKAGHCGTLDPMASGVLLVLLGRSTKLQNSFMELKKCYRAKFLLGITTDTGDITGKVTARKEYREMKPEKVMEILNSFIGEIEQVPPMYSALKYGGKKLYELARKGIEVERFPRKIKIYNIEFISQYDNMLEIRVECSKGTYIRSLGEDIGKKLGCGATMTFLCREKVGPFTVKDAFNLDTLKNLDKKTVMEKIIPENALSSFVKGD